One genomic window of Thalassoroseus pseudoceratinae includes the following:
- a CDS encoding beta strand repeat-containing protein: MLTFDWLTDLRNNARLPWNRRARHSRRHLAKRTSVLPASSETLEDRTLLTQFVVTTLDDEDDFGMGAATDVDGAGGENDLSLREAIRLANETVAGAGGAGVGDDQGELDGDTIVFDPSLAGGTITLMLGTLDISDDVTIDGEMNNITIDGDGMSGIFQVGVALAGGSANDVGISNLTLTGGNAGLGGALFIQTGALVESTVTVDTVTFTDNTATNSGGAIADISSNAALPTLNVVDSIFMGNEAEGSTAGEGGGAIALSSTGGGVNITGSTFDSNVAIGGAAGSGGGAILNVNAAAAPVTIEDSTFTTNLAGDSDDDGMTDQAADGGAILNEGVLTIDAMMGGTTTFTGNSAGRAGGAIENSGSVAVLTLNDVDFGGMTPADGNNADVNGGAIHQSGDATVTINGGTFQNNTAGEEGGALWNSGTGTMTLDDTLAAILIDSNVASGPDADQGGGGIFQQAGTATLTIAPTTNGITISNNVADGTSGSGGGIFVDDGATLVIDGTAAAVMITGNVANRAGGGIEDNSGSMTTTLLTNVNLDGNSAGVDISAPVGTAPVANPGNGGGLHVTGPGDVTIDGGTVNNNVAASEGGGLWNGTGTMTIQNGTVIDSNTASGAGADNGGGGIFNAGGTLIIDGTMAAVEITNNTADGNAGSGGGILNDASGTLSIDTATISSNTANRAGGGIETTGGTDVTLTNVTLGGMTSSEGNTALGIAGDAATNGAGNGGGLHITSDGVVTIDGGTIQYNSAAEGGGLWNSATGTLTLDDTNSSILIDSNTAFGNADPDASSNADLQGGGGIFSDGGDLILDGSTNGITISNNSATGADFGSGGGILAIGGAMATIDITTVMITDNTATRAGGGIEIVEAATVNLTSMTLSGNSATGTGAGPGNGGGLHTTGDVADLTVDDSLVQDNAAASEGGGLWFSSGTIATVQNGTDVLENTASGDDATNGGGGIFNAGGSLTIDGSMTTVTIADNAADGTSGSGGGIFNDAMGTLTINDASITGNVANRAGGGIEATAGTMTMLTDVALDGNSAGVDIMNMAGSTPVAAPGNGGGLHISGDGDVTVDGGTVSNNVAASEGGGLWNGLGEMTIQNGTVIDSNVASGAAADNGGGGVFNAGGTVTITGAATMITNNAADGASGSGGGILNDAMGTLSVTDAEISGNVANRAGGGIEVTASTTTTLTGVTLDGNSAGVDIMNMVGTTPVAAPGNGGGLHVSGDGDVTIDGGTVSGNVAASEGGGLWNGSGEMMIQNATVIDSNVASGDDATNGGGGVFNAGGEVTIINSTISNNAADGTSGSGGGIFNDAMGTLTVIGGFISDNVANRAGGGIETTAGTTTTLSNVTIGGNSAGVDIMAPVGTTPVAAPGNGGGLHVTGDGNVNVTGGIFQNNVAALEGGGLWNGSGTMTVNGTVVLQNIASGDAADDGGGGIFNNGGTLDIDNATISQNEADGTLGSGGGILSLGGTVTIDNTSITSNSANRAGGGIEMNGGTATISGAGTQISGNDVNGGGTTAIAPNPGNGGGLHITGDAMVTIDSGTVSNNEAAAEGGGLWNSSTGTLIVQNGTIIDGNLASGNADGSTDTADLQGGGGIFNDGGTLIINGTASTVSITNNLANGASGMGLTAGSGGGILSIGGSVTIAGASIDANEAIRAGGGIEVVAGLVNIVDSDLTNNDVSVAGGSISVAAPGNGGGLHVTSDATVNVIGGTVDGNTAESEGGGLWNSSTGTLTVGGDVTTGNVATTREATGADAAAITATVDQFRDDLGTLNSNTPGSQSPGRRQINWDAAPDSVSAPNSFPGDFFNANFSPRARGVEFTTPGTDFQLSATAASGEGVNFSNINSNYATDFSTFSAERLFTPIGSNVVLVNFFVPGTDIPAAVTGFGAVFSDVDVDDSTMIEFLDVDDNVLATQMVLATAGDGSLSFTGLTFDAPVVASVRITSGNGNLAMGNDDITQGGTDDLVVMDDFIFGEPVPISVMSMATTISNNIASGDDATNGGGGIFNDGGTLTITGGTISGNIADGTSGSGGGIFSVDGTVTISNTEISGNEAVRAGGGIEIVTGTVTLTDVTLDGNDASDDDLTGNGLLSNPGNGGGLHITGDGDMGMTTPTTVTISGGSVSDNTAGSEGGGLWNNVGATLIVQNGTAIEGNIASGDAADEGGGGIFNNGGTLQVDGATIQFNVADGTAGSGGGILTTDGSVTIDNTTISLNGANRAGGGIEAIAGTVALTNVQLISNDVDGTATFGTPNPGNGGGLHAASADVTITGSNVLNNLAAEDGGGLWIGTGTLTVDTTTVDANEAGAEGGGAYNQNGTLTVTNSLFTANFAVDSGGAIQNGGAASAATTSISNSTISGNDSDGNGGGITNDENSTLTITNATIVLNTADSEDDATGAGGGIFTDATSTTTLNNTILAGNTTGGGVDSDFDGMGAADASSANNLLGDAGTSGIMDATNGNIVGITGGLATVLDPTLANNGGLTETHALVMDSPAVNAGSNSLVDASVDQRGTGFPRILNGIVDIGALESVFGDPGALLDDFDNDFVDPLAINGPYTQVVAGDFDGVQLVTGGDGNDDLFFWDPVSGENRIVLRDGTIITNPVDPSAINGNDFANLVSGAFDGDPNDDLFFWDPASGKNRLVHLDVDKMTMPITITGVVEDSVVPDAAINGNDFTELVAGDLDEGDADDLFFWNPVTGRNRLVHLTAVTPAADTEVSNIQTNVVDVTAINGNDFEDVVLGDFDNTGSNELFFTNLTTGRNRLVSFDATTPGVTSAQDTVLTNVIDVTALNGNDFSEIVIADVNGDDIVDVFARDFASGKNRLFTNDGDGSSYTLTDSPVAVGVINGDFPVLTPVTIETASSAITDGLFFWNPVTGKNRIVSTDFVV, encoded by the coding sequence ATGTTAACTTTCGACTGGCTCACCGACCTACGCAACAACGCTCGCTTGCCTTGGAACCGACGGGCACGTCATTCCCGCCGTCACTTGGCCAAACGGACCTCCGTTCTTCCCGCATCGTCAGAAACCCTCGAAGACCGCACGCTGCTCACGCAATTCGTCGTGACAACACTGGATGATGAAGACGATTTTGGGATGGGAGCCGCCACTGATGTCGACGGTGCCGGTGGTGAAAACGACCTGTCCCTTCGTGAAGCGATTCGCTTGGCGAATGAAACTGTTGCCGGTGCCGGTGGTGCTGGAGTGGGTGACGATCAAGGCGAACTCGATGGCGACACGATCGTCTTCGATCCCAGCCTCGCGGGTGGCACGATTACGTTGATGCTGGGTACTCTGGATATCAGTGACGACGTGACGATCGATGGCGAGATGAACAACATCACCATCGATGGCGATGGCATGTCCGGCATCTTCCAGGTCGGAGTTGCCTTGGCAGGCGGATCGGCGAACGACGTCGGAATCTCCAACTTGACGCTGACTGGTGGGAATGCCGGGTTAGGCGGGGCTCTCTTCATTCAAACCGGTGCGTTGGTCGAAAGCACGGTCACCGTCGATACCGTGACCTTTACCGACAACACCGCAACGAACTCGGGCGGTGCGATTGCCGATATCAGCTCGAATGCCGCATTGCCGACATTGAACGTTGTCGACAGTATTTTCATGGGTAACGAAGCCGAGGGTTCCACCGCGGGTGAAGGCGGTGGGGCGATCGCCTTGAGCAGCACGGGTGGTGGGGTCAACATCACCGGCAGCACCTTCGATTCGAACGTCGCCATTGGTGGAGCGGCTGGCTCCGGTGGTGGGGCGATTCTGAACGTCAACGCGGCTGCCGCTCCGGTGACGATCGAGGATTCCACCTTCACCACCAACCTCGCCGGTGATTCCGACGACGACGGTATGACCGATCAAGCCGCTGACGGCGGGGCGATCCTCAACGAAGGCGTGCTGACCATCGACGCGATGATGGGCGGCACAACCACCTTCACCGGCAACTCCGCCGGACGGGCCGGCGGTGCGATCGAGAACAGTGGTTCCGTTGCCGTTCTGACCCTGAATGATGTGGACTTTGGCGGTATGACCCCAGCGGACGGCAACAACGCCGACGTCAACGGCGGGGCGATTCACCAAAGCGGTGACGCCACGGTGACCATCAACGGTGGGACCTTCCAGAACAACACCGCCGGTGAGGAAGGCGGTGCCTTGTGGAATTCCGGCACCGGCACGATGACGCTCGATGACACACTCGCTGCGATTCTCATTGATAGCAACGTTGCGAGTGGACCTGACGCCGACCAAGGTGGTGGCGGGATCTTCCAACAAGCGGGAACCGCAACGCTCACGATCGCGCCGACGACCAACGGCATTACGATCTCCAACAACGTCGCGGATGGAACATCCGGGAGTGGTGGCGGGATCTTCGTCGATGACGGGGCGACCTTGGTTATCGACGGAACCGCGGCAGCCGTGATGATTACCGGCAACGTCGCCAACCGAGCTGGTGGGGGGATCGAAGATAACTCCGGTTCAATGACCACGACCCTGCTGACCAACGTGAACCTCGATGGCAACAGCGCCGGTGTGGATATTTCGGCCCCCGTCGGAACAGCGCCGGTCGCGAATCCTGGCAACGGTGGCGGCTTGCACGTGACTGGCCCCGGTGATGTCACCATCGACGGCGGGACCGTCAACAACAACGTGGCGGCTTCCGAAGGTGGTGGTCTCTGGAATGGCACGGGGACGATGACCATCCAGAACGGAACGGTCATCGACAGTAATACCGCCAGCGGCGCAGGTGCCGACAACGGTGGCGGCGGGATCTTTAACGCCGGCGGCACGCTGATCATCGACGGTACGATGGCGGCTGTTGAAATCACTAACAACACCGCCGATGGTAATGCCGGTAGTGGTGGTGGGATTCTCAACGATGCATCCGGTACGTTGTCCATCGACACTGCCACCATCAGTAGCAACACCGCGAACCGAGCCGGTGGTGGGATCGAAACCACCGGTGGCACGGATGTGACTCTCACGAACGTCACCCTCGGTGGCATGACGTCATCCGAAGGAAACACCGCGCTCGGGATCGCTGGCGACGCAGCGACCAACGGAGCCGGGAACGGCGGTGGTTTGCACATCACTAGTGATGGCGTTGTCACCATTGACGGCGGAACCATTCAATACAACTCCGCTGCCGAAGGGGGTGGTCTGTGGAACTCGGCCACTGGAACGCTCACCCTCGATGACACCAACAGCTCGATTCTGATCGACTCGAACACCGCCTTCGGCAACGCCGATCCGGATGCGAGTTCCAATGCTGACCTGCAAGGTGGAGGCGGGATCTTCAGCGACGGCGGCGACCTGATCCTCGACGGCAGCACGAACGGCATCACGATTTCCAATAACTCCGCAACGGGTGCCGACTTCGGTTCCGGCGGTGGGATTCTCGCCATCGGTGGTGCCATGGCGACGATCGACATCACCACGGTCATGATCACCGACAACACCGCCACCCGAGCCGGTGGTGGAATCGAAATCGTCGAAGCCGCTACGGTCAATCTGACTTCGATGACACTGTCCGGTAACTCGGCAACCGGTACTGGCGCCGGTCCGGGTAACGGAGGTGGTCTGCACACCACCGGAGACGTCGCGGACTTGACTGTTGATGACTCTCTCGTGCAAGACAACGCCGCAGCTTCCGAAGGGGGCGGTTTGTGGTTCTCCTCAGGCACAATAGCCACGGTTCAGAACGGCACCGATGTCCTTGAAAACACAGCCAGCGGTGACGATGCGACCAACGGTGGTGGCGGGATCTTCAACGCCGGGGGATCGCTGACCATCGATGGTTCCATGACGACTGTCACCATCGCAGACAACGCCGCCGACGGAACCAGCGGTAGCGGTGGTGGAATCTTCAATGATGCAATGGGCACACTTACCATCAACGACGCAAGCATCACCGGCAATGTCGCCAACCGTGCTGGTGGTGGGATTGAGGCCACTGCCGGCACCATGACGATGCTGACCGACGTCGCACTGGACGGTAACAGTGCCGGTGTCGACATCATGAACATGGCTGGCTCAACTCCGGTAGCCGCTCCCGGCAATGGCGGTGGTTTGCACATCAGTGGTGATGGCGATGTCACTGTTGACGGCGGTACGGTCAGCAACAATGTCGCCGCGTCGGAAGGTGGCGGTCTGTGGAATGGGCTGGGCGAAATGACCATCCAGAATGGGACGGTCATCGACAGCAACGTTGCTAGCGGTGCCGCCGCTGATAATGGTGGTGGTGGGGTCTTCAACGCCGGTGGGACGGTGACGATCACCGGTGCCGCCACGATGATCACCAACAACGCTGCCGATGGTGCCAGCGGTAGTGGTGGTGGAATTCTCAACGATGCGATGGGCACGCTCAGCGTAACCGACGCGGAGATCAGCGGTAACGTCGCGAACCGTGCCGGTGGTGGGATCGAAGTCACTGCGAGCACAACAACCACACTGACCGGCGTCACGCTCGATGGCAATAGTGCGGGCGTGGACATTATGAACATGGTCGGCACCACCCCCGTAGCCGCTCCTGGTAACGGTGGTGGCTTACACGTTTCCGGCGACGGTGATGTGACGATCGATGGAGGAACCGTCAGCGGCAACGTCGCGGCGTCCGAAGGCGGTGGTCTCTGGAACGGCTCCGGTGAGATGATGATCCAAAACGCGACCGTCATCGACAGCAACGTCGCCAGTGGCGATGACGCGACCAACGGTGGTGGCGGGGTCTTCAATGCCGGTGGTGAAGTGACCATTATCAACTCGACGATCAGCAACAACGCCGCCGACGGAACCAGCGGTAGCGGTGGTGGGATCTTCAATGATGCCATGGGCACACTCACCGTGATTGGCGGCTTCATCTCTGACAACGTCGCGAACCGTGCCGGTGGCGGGATCGAAACCACTGCTGGCACCACGACCACACTGTCGAACGTAACCATTGGTGGCAACAGCGCTGGTGTGGACATCATGGCGCCTGTCGGGACGACTCCGGTTGCCGCTCCCGGTAACGGTGGCGGTCTGCACGTAACAGGCGACGGCAATGTCAACGTCACCGGCGGCATCTTCCAAAACAATGTCGCCGCTCTTGAAGGTGGCGGCTTGTGGAACGGCTCCGGCACGATGACCGTCAACGGCACGGTCGTTCTCCAAAATATCGCCAGTGGTGACGCCGCCGATGACGGTGGTGGCGGGATCTTCAACAACGGTGGGACGTTGGATATCGACAATGCGACCATCTCGCAGAACGAAGCTGACGGCACCTTGGGAAGTGGTGGCGGGATTCTCAGCCTGGGCGGGACGGTCACGATCGACAATACCAGCATCACCAGCAACAGTGCCAACCGAGCTGGTGGCGGGATTGAGATGAATGGGGGCACGGCCACGATCTCCGGTGCCGGGACTCAGATTTCCGGCAACGATGTCAACGGTGGCGGAACGACGGCGATTGCCCCGAATCCTGGCAACGGTGGTGGCTTACACATCACCGGCGACGCCATGGTCACGATCGACAGCGGAACCGTCAGTAATAACGAAGCCGCTGCCGAGGGTGGTGGTCTGTGGAACTCTTCCACCGGAACGTTGATCGTTCAGAACGGCACCATCATCGATGGCAACCTCGCCAGCGGAAACGCGGATGGTTCAACCGACACGGCTGATCTGCAAGGTGGTGGCGGGATCTTCAACGACGGTGGGACGTTGATCATCAACGGCACCGCTTCGACCGTCTCCATCACGAACAATCTTGCCAATGGGGCTTCCGGCATGGGGCTAACGGCCGGCAGCGGTGGTGGGATTCTCTCGATCGGCGGTTCAGTAACGATTGCCGGCGCGTCGATTGATGCCAACGAAGCCATTCGTGCCGGTGGTGGGATCGAAGTCGTCGCCGGTCTCGTCAACATCGTCGATTCGGACCTCACCAACAACGACGTCTCCGTCGCAGGCGGATCGATCTCTGTGGCCGCTCCTGGCAATGGGGGGGGCTTGCATGTGACCAGCGATGCCACCGTGAATGTCATCGGGGGGACGGTCGACGGCAACACCGCTGAATCGGAAGGTGGTGGTTTGTGGAATTCATCCACCGGAACGTTGACCGTCGGAGGCGACGTCACAACTGGTAATGTCGCAACGACTCGTGAAGCCACCGGAGCGGACGCGGCAGCAATCACCGCGACCGTTGATCAATTCCGCGACGATCTCGGGACTTTGAATTCCAATACCCCAGGATCGCAAAGTCCCGGTCGACGGCAGATCAACTGGGATGCCGCTCCTGACTCGGTCTCGGCTCCAAACTCCTTCCCCGGCGACTTCTTTAACGCGAACTTCTCACCGAGAGCACGTGGCGTTGAATTCACCACGCCGGGCACCGATTTCCAACTCAGTGCCACCGCAGCCAGTGGAGAGGGCGTTAATTTCTCCAACATCAACTCCAACTATGCGACTGACTTCTCGACATTCTCTGCCGAGCGTCTGTTTACACCGATTGGTAGCAACGTCGTCCTCGTCAACTTCTTTGTGCCAGGCACCGACATTCCGGCCGCAGTCACCGGCTTTGGCGCCGTCTTCTCGGATGTCGATGTCGACGACTCCACGATGATCGAATTTCTGGATGTTGATGACAACGTGTTGGCAACCCAGATGGTGCTGGCAACCGCCGGGGACGGAAGTCTTTCGTTTACCGGCCTCACGTTTGACGCACCGGTCGTCGCTTCCGTGCGGATCACCTCCGGTAACGGAAACTTGGCGATGGGCAACGATGACATCACCCAGGGTGGCACCGATGATCTCGTCGTCATGGACGATTTCATCTTCGGCGAACCGGTTCCGATCTCCGTAATGAGTATGGCGACGACCATCTCGAATAACATTGCCAGTGGTGACGATGCCACCAACGGCGGTGGCGGAATCTTCAACGATGGCGGAACCCTGACGATCACCGGCGGAACCATTTCCGGAAACATTGCCGATGGCACCTCCGGCAGCGGTGGTGGTATTTTCTCCGTCGATGGAACCGTGACGATCTCGAATACCGAAATCAGCGGCAACGAAGCCGTCCGCGCCGGTGGCGGGATCGAAATCGTGACCGGGACCGTTACGCTGACCGACGTCACGCTCGATGGCAACGATGCTTCCGACGACGATCTCACCGGTAACGGTTTGTTGTCGAATCCGGGCAATGGGGGTGGCTTGCACATCACTGGCGACGGTGACATGGGCATGACAACGCCAACAACGGTGACCATCTCCGGTGGTTCAGTCTCCGACAACACCGCTGGATCCGAAGGTGGTGGCCTGTGGAACAATGTCGGTGCGACTCTGATCGTTCAGAACGGCACTGCGATTGAAGGCAACATTGCCAGTGGCGATGCCGCAGACGAAGGTGGCGGCGGGATCTTCAACAATGGTGGAACGTTGCAAGTCGATGGTGCGACGATTCAATTCAATGTCGCCGATGGAACCGCCGGGAGTGGTGGTGGTATCCTGACAACCGATGGCAGTGTGACCATTGATAACACGACGATCAGCCTCAATGGTGCGAATCGTGCGGGTGGTGGTATCGAAGCCATCGCTGGAACGGTGGCTCTGACCAACGTTCAACTCATCAGCAATGATGTCGATGGAACCGCAACCTTCGGGACACCGAATCCCGGTAACGGTGGTGGTCTTCATGCCGCGAGCGCTGATGTCACGATCACCGGTAGCAACGTTTTGAACAACTTGGCTGCGGAGGATGGTGGTGGTCTCTGGATCGGCACCGGAACCTTGACCGTCGACACCACAACCGTTGATGCCAACGAAGCGGGAGCCGAAGGCGGCGGAGCGTACAACCAAAACGGAACGCTCACGGTCACCAACAGCCTCTTCACCGCCAACTTCGCGGTGGACTCCGGTGGTGCTATTCAGAATGGTGGAGCTGCATCCGCGGCGACAACCAGCATTTCGAACAGCACGATCTCCGGGAACGACTCGGATGGCAATGGCGGTGGGATCACAAACGACGAAAACAGCACATTGACGATCACCAACGCCACCATCGTTCTCAACACTGCGGATAGCGAAGACGACGCAACTGGTGCCGGTGGTGGAATCTTCACCGATGCCACGAGCACCACAACGCTGAACAACACCATCCTCGCTGGCAACACGACCGGCGGTGGTGTTGATAGTGACTTCGACGGCATGGGGGCGGCGGACGCCAGCAGTGCTAACAACCTTCTCGGGGACGCGGGCACGTCCGGCATCATGGATGCCACCAACGGAAACATCGTTGGCATCACCGGTGGGTTGGCAACGGTTCTCGACCCGACATTGGCCAACAACGGCGGTCTGACGGAAACGCACGCTCTCGTGATGGACAGCCCCGCCGTCAACGCCGGCAGTAATTCGTTGGTCGATGCCTCCGTCGATCAACGCGGAACCGGTTTCCCACGTATTCTCAACGGGATCGTTGACATCGGAGCATTGGAAAGCGTCTTCGGTGATCCAGGTGCATTGCTGGATGACTTCGACAACGACTTCGTGGATCCGCTCGCGATCAACGGTCCTTACACGCAGGTCGTCGCCGGTGATTTCGACGGAGTCCAACTGGTGACCGGTGGCGATGGCAACGATGACTTGTTCTTCTGGGACCCGGTCTCCGGCGAGAACCGAATCGTTCTTAGGGATGGAACGATCATTACGAATCCAGTCGATCCGTCGGCCATCAACGGAAACGATTTTGCCAATCTCGTCTCCGGTGCCTTCGATGGTGATCCTAACGATGACTTGTTCTTCTGGGACCCAGCTTCCGGGAAGAACCGATTGGTTCACCTCGATGTCGACAAAATGACCATGCCCATAACGATCACCGGAGTCGTTGAGGACAGCGTCGTCCCAGATGCTGCGATCAACGGCAATGACTTCACGGAGCTTGTCGCTGGTGATCTCGATGAAGGTGATGCCGACGACTTGTTCTTCTGGAACCCTGTTACGGGTCGCAACCGACTTGTGCACCTGACGGCAGTGACGCCGGCGGCGGACACGGAGGTCAGCAACATTCAAACGAATGTGGTTGATGTGACCGCGATCAACGGCAACGATTTCGAAGACGTTGTGCTTGGTGACTTCGACAACACCGGCTCGAACGAACTGTTCTTTACTAACCTGACGACTGGTCGAAACCGTCTGGTGAGCTTCGATGCTACGACCCCAGGTGTGACTTCGGCTCAGGATACGGTGCTGACCAACGTCATCGATGTCACGGCGCTCAACGGCAATGATTTCTCCGAAATCGTGATTGCCGATGTCAACGGCGACGATATCGTCGATGTCTTCGCCCGGGACTTCGCCAGCGGCAAGAATCGGCTCTTCACCAACGATGGTGACGGCTCGAGCTACACACTCACCGATTCCCCCGTCGCGGTTGGTGTGATCAACGGTGACTTCCCAGTTCTCACGCCAGTGACAATCGAAACCGCGAGCAGTGCCATCACCGATGGGTTGTTCTTCTGGAATCCAGTCACCGGTAAGAACCGAATCGTCTCCACCGACTTCGTCGTGTGA
- a CDS encoding DUF983 domain-containing protein, with protein MNTSPSKVSVGESLSRALRLRCPRCGEGKLFAGWFRMHENCSNCGLKFERAPGYFLGSTYVNYAFTALITTISFVTLRFGWGIPGRELLWPLLLFCFGFPLLFFRHARALWLGMDIVFDPSDGETVSTPDTQPVSESRADEI; from the coding sequence ATGAATACGTCTCCGTCGAAGGTGTCGGTTGGCGAGTCTCTTTCCCGTGCGCTGCGGTTGCGTTGTCCACGTTGCGGTGAAGGGAAGTTGTTCGCGGGCTGGTTTCGGATGCACGAAAACTGCTCGAATTGCGGTTTGAAGTTTGAACGCGCGCCCGGATATTTTCTGGGCTCCACGTACGTGAATTACGCCTTCACCGCGTTGATCACTACGATTTCTTTTGTCACTCTCCGGTTTGGTTGGGGCATACCGGGACGCGAGTTGCTTTGGCCACTTCTGCTTTTCTGTTTTGGCTTTCCCCTACTCTTCTTCCGGCATGCCCGCGCATTGTGGCTCGGAATGGATATCGTCTTTGACCCCAGCGACGGCGAGACCGTGTCGACACCAGACACTCAGCCAGTCTCTGAATCTCGCGCCGACGAAATCTAG
- a CDS encoding cytochrome c — protein sequence MPKIDSKWLLGLAVCGFAFAGTFASAEPQASHEHSAAHGEPVESNMHEFMEYYFEPAYKELRSEMASEPENNTGWKAIKAHSLVLAEGGNLLLMHKPYKSDDVKSWREHSVAVRKHGGELFAAAKKKDYAAARTAYEAMIGQCNQCHDGFHHGKPKLKP from the coding sequence ATGCCAAAGATCGATTCGAAATGGTTGCTTGGATTGGCGGTTTGTGGTTTCGCGTTCGCGGGCACTTTCGCGTCTGCCGAACCTCAGGCTTCACACGAGCACTCAGCAGCTCACGGTGAACCGGTCGAGTCAAACATGCACGAGTTCATGGAGTACTACTTCGAACCGGCATACAAAGAGTTGCGAAGTGAGATGGCCAGTGAACCGGAGAACAACACCGGTTGGAAGGCGATCAAAGCCCACTCGTTGGTGCTCGCCGAGGGTGGCAATTTGCTGTTAATGCACAAACCGTACAAGAGTGATGACGTCAAAAGCTGGCGGGAGCACTCGGTCGCCGTTCGCAAACATGGTGGAGAATTGTTCGCTGCCGCCAAGAAGAAAGATTACGCCGCCGCTCGCACGGCCTATGAAGCGATGATCGGGCAATGTAATCAGTGTCACGATGGTTTTCATCATGGCAAACCGAAGCTGAAACCATAA
- a CDS encoding phosphoribosylformylglycinamidine synthase subunit PurQ, whose product MPTPKVCVLRAPGTNCDLETAFAFEMWGANAERVHLFRILEKPETLLDYQILCLPGGFSYGDDVGAGVVFSRKLRNPLSDVFGRFLSEDRLVLGICNGFQVLLKSGILPNGSETWPPPATAPATLTWNENGRYTALWVRLRVAAESNVFLRGIEDIELPIAHAEGRFVTHNDNDAAWVEKHIALTYHDANAESSSPSRSAPAVLPFPQNPNGSMANIAGLSDSTGRILGLMPHPERFIHKTQHPNWTRQANGANEEHGAGAQIFRNAVEYFQ is encoded by the coding sequence ATGCCCACGCCCAAAGTTTGTGTTCTCCGCGCCCCTGGCACCAATTGCGACCTGGAAACGGCCTTTGCATTCGAAATGTGGGGAGCGAACGCCGAGCGGGTGCACCTGTTTCGGATCTTAGAGAAACCGGAAACCCTGCTGGATTACCAAATTCTTTGTCTCCCTGGTGGATTCAGCTACGGAGATGATGTCGGGGCGGGTGTGGTGTTTTCGCGAAAACTGCGGAATCCGCTTTCCGACGTCTTCGGGCGGTTCCTGTCGGAAGACCGATTGGTTCTTGGGATTTGCAACGGATTTCAAGTGCTGCTCAAGAGCGGAATTCTTCCGAACGGCTCGGAAACATGGCCGCCCCCCGCGACCGCACCAGCCACACTGACTTGGAACGAGAACGGTCGCTACACCGCACTTTGGGTCCGCTTGCGGGTTGCGGCGGAGTCCAACGTTTTTCTGCGAGGCATCGAGGATATCGAATTACCGATCGCCCACGCCGAAGGCCGATTCGTCACCCACAACGACAACGACGCCGCTTGGGTCGAGAAGCATATCGCGTTGACCTATCACGATGCGAACGCAGAAAGTTCAAGTCCATCGAGATCCGCTCCAGCAGTTTTACCGTTCCCCCAGAATCCAAACGGATCGATGGCGAACATCGCTGGTTTGAGTGATTCCACGGGACGAATTTTAGGTCTGATGCCTCACCCAGAGCGTTTCATTCACAAAACTCAACATCCCAATTGGACCCGTCAGGCAAACGGAGCCAACGAAGAACACGGAGCCGGAGCCCAAATCTTTCGTAACGCCGTCGAATATTTTCAGTGA